A window from Leishmania donovani BPK282A1 complete genome, chromosome 27 encodes these proteins:
- a CDS encoding molybdopterin synthase sulphurylase-like protein, putative has protein sequence MNAGAMEDILPHAAFVSSVPTLTKEDVERFGRQMLVEEIGAAHMEQIRHAHVVCVGAGGLGSTILLYLAASGVGRLTIVDFDDVELSNLHRQVIHTTAAIGQPKALSAKASCLRLFPAACVDAVVEALSPENAERLFATCDVVVDGTDNVAARYLINDAAMRCGKPLVSGSAMGWEGQLSVYGYRGGPCYRCLFPQPPPQETVGSCNDSGVMGPLPGMIGCLQALEVLKVATGVGETLNGRLFLFNGLRFSSRVVKLRGRQPHCVACSAAALADATPLPQLAAQARPEYVPYSCPITSVPSPPGTSCSASEYAAHARGSAAAQRRVTLDVRVRLQYDMAHLAHSVNVPYQSLLQWKRAGTVVTQLADVLDKALPPQSDTPDCMKEGSAVVSHGDAGPQVVVYVLCRRGLNSLKAVALIRAALAEAEARGDEAAVARLGRYVFRNVSGGLNAYHREVDSAFPYY, from the coding sequence ATGAATGCAGGGGCGATGGAAGATATTTTGCCGCACGCCGCGTTCGTTTCTTCGGTGCCGACCCTCACGAAGGAGGATGTAGAGCGCTTTGGCCGGCAGATGCTGGTGGAGGAGATCGGCGCTGCTCACATGGAGCAGATCCGCCATGCTCATGTCGTGTgcgttggcgccggcgggCTGGGCAGCACTATTCTGCTGTACCTTGCAGCGTCCGGGGTCGGGAGGCTTACGATTGTGGACTTTGATGACGTCGAGCTGTCGAACTTGCACCGGCAGGTGATTCACACGACGGCAGCGATCGGCCAGCCAAAGGCGCTGAGTGCGAAGGCGTCGTGCCTGCGACTATTTCCAGCAGCATGCGTTgacgcggtggtggaggctcTCAGCCCCGAAAATGCCGAGCGGCTCTTTGCCACGTGCGACGTCGTCGTTGACGGCACAGACAACGTGGCTGCGCGCTACCTCATCAACGATGCcgcgatgcgctgcggcaAGCCTCTCGTTAGCGGAAGCGCCAtggggtgggaggggcaGCTCTCAGTGTATGGCTATCGCGGAGGCCCGTGCTATCGGTGCTTGTTCCCGCAGCCACCCCCTCAGGAAACGGTCGGCAGCTGCAACGACAGCGGTGTTATGGGCCCTCTGCCAGGTATGATCGGCTGCTTGCAGGCGTTGGAGGTGTTAAAGGTGGCGACCGGAGTCGGTGAGACACTGAATGGTCGCCTGTTTCTCTTCAACGGTCTCCGCTTTTCCTCGCGCGTCGTCAAGTTACGCGGGCGGCAGCCACACTGTGTggcctgcagcgctgcagcgttgGCGGACGCGACACCACTACCGCAATTAGCCGCGCAAGCGCGCCCCGAGTACGTCCCGTACTCGTGCCCAATCACCTCAGTGCCGAGCCCACCCGGTACatcgtgcagcgcctcggagtacgccgcgcacgcgcgcggctccgctgctgctcagcgccgTGTCACACTCGATGTGCGTGTACGCTTGCAGTACGACATGGCGCACTTGGCGCATTCGGTAAACGTGCCGTaccagtcgctgctgcagtggaaGCGCGCGGGAACGGTGGTGACGCAGCTGGCGGACGTGTTGGACAAGGCACTACCACCGCAGTCCGACACACCGGATTGCATGAAGGAAGGGTCTGCTGTTGTCTCCCATGGCGACGCAGGGCCACAAGTAGTGGTTTACGTGCTGTGTCGTCGCGGCCTCAATTCCCTCAAGGCAGTGGCCTTGATtcgcgcggcgctcgcggaggcggaggcgaggggCGACGAAGCGGCCGTCGCCCGGCTTGGTAGATACGTCTTTCGGaacgtcagcggcggcctcaACGCCTACCACCGCGAGGTGGACAGCGCCTTCCCCTACTACTGA